In one window of Borrelia anserina Es DNA:
- a CDS encoding BMP family ABC transporter substrate-binding protein produces MQRNLELDIILLGVDQDQSCLAPNNVLMSVIKNVGSYLYEITKDYLDTNNFDGGKVKIRLLEMVLWCY; encoded by the coding sequence TTGCAAAGGAACTTGGAGCTGGATATTATATTATTGGGGGTTGATCAGGATCAGTCATGTCTTGCGCCTAATAATGTTTTAATGTCAGTTATTAAAAATGTCGGAAGTTATCTTTATGAAATAACAAAGGACTATTTGGATACAAATAATTTTGATGGTGGAAAAGTAAAAATTAGGTTATTAGAGATGGTGCTGTGGTGTTATTAA
- a CDS encoding BMP family ABC transporter substrate-binding protein, with protein MAAKTSKTGKIRFLDGMDGMVINSFRYEYESVAKYADKDINLNYQYLGSFVDLSLARTIALRMYGDDTDVIFLSSRPCRSWGY; from the coding sequence ATAGCTGCTAAGACATCTAAGACAGGTAAGATTAGATTTTTGGATGGAATGGATGGTATGGTTATTAATTCATTTAGATATGAGTATGAATCTGTTGCTAAATATGCAGATAAAGATATTAACTTAAATTATCAGTATTTGGGATCATTTGTAGATTTATCTTTAGCTAGAACTATTGCTTTAAGGATGTACGGAGATGATACTGATGTCATATTTTTAAGCAGCAGGCCTTGCAGGTCTTGGGGTTATTGA